Proteins from a single region of Trichoplusia ni isolate ovarian cell line Hi5 chromosome 3, tn1, whole genome shotgun sequence:
- the LOC113492137 gene encoding protein yellow-like isoform X2: MSQGIERFFLLSYCLACCWPGLGAKSELRVVRQWAVLDFNFPSEEARTEALEKQYFVPGNSVPIDVDVHHRQGALPSRIFVTIPRFDIGRPMTLGTVDENGKLTAYPDYSWHENQGSNCQGMTSVFRIAIDQCQRLWVMDVGKIGDNQVCPPQLLAFDLATDQLIYRHVVNSSAYTGGSLFITPIVDVRPRGPGDCADTFVYAADVSGFGLLIVDIKRNLSWRAVHRYFYPYPSRGTFTIDGESFDLMDGLFGMALSPYQQGRDRYLYFHALAATTENILNTKVIRNDSLLQDPNIDPDAVYAFPHERPSQSAAEAMDQSGILYFGMMDPPSIWCWNTATQFHVKNFHAVAINQETLQFASGLKIVRNSKGEEELWVLTSSFQRVMTGSMSPDRINFRIHAEKVPTILENTPCRAAPKGEGPGHHADIVASRAGHMRRPYRYGSAWYL, encoded by the exons ATGTCTCAAGGTATCGAGAGGTTCTTCCTGCTGTCCTACTGCCTGGCGTGTTGCTGGCCAGGACTGGGCGCTAAGAGCGAGCTGCGCGTCGTCAGGCAATGGGCTGTCCTAGACTTCAACTTCCCGAGCGAGGAGGCAAGAACCGAGGCCTTAGAGAAACAGTACTTCGTCCCGGGGAACTCCGTGCCTATTGATGTCGATGTGCATCATAGACAAG GTGCACTTCCATCACGCATCTTCGTGACAATCCCGCGATTCGACATAGGTCGCCCCATGACACTGGGTACAGTCGACGAGAATGGGAAGCTCACCGCCTATCCCGACTACAGTTGGCATGAGAACCAGGGCTCCAACTGCCAGGGTATGACGTCAGTCTTCAGAATTGCT ATCGACCAATGCCAGCGTCTGTGGGTGATGGATGTCGGCAAGATCGGAGACAACCAGGTGTGCCCCCCTCAGCTGCTCGCCTTCGACCTCGCCACCGATCAGCTAATCTATCGCCACGTCGTCAACTCATCCGCGTACACCGGCGGGTCTCTATTCATCACACCG ATAGTAGACGTTCGTCCGCGCGGCCCCGGTGACTGCGCCGACACGTTTGTGTACGCTGCTGACGTCTCCGGCTTCGGTCTGCTGATAGTGGACATCAAGAGAAATCTGTCATGGCGCGCTGTCCACAGATACTTCTACCCTTACCCTTCAAGAGGCACCTTTACTATTGATG GTGAATCCTTTGATCTTATGGACGGTTTATTTGGCATGGCTTTGTCGCCGTACCAGCAGGGCCGTGACCGTTACCTCTACTTCCACGCCTTAGCTGCCACCACCGAGAACATCCTCAATACCAAAGTGATCAGGAATGACTCCCTCCTCCAAGATCCCAACATTGACCCAGATGCAGTCTAC GCATTCCCCCACGAACGTCCTTCACAGTCAGCGGCCGAAGCTATGGACCAAAGCGGTATCCTTTACTTCGGCATGATGGACCCGCCAAGCATTTGGTGTTGGAACACAGCCACTCAGTTCCATGTCAAGAACTTCCATGCAGTGGCCATTAACCAGGAAACATTACAATTCGCAAGTGGACTCAAGATCGTAAGGAACTCTAAGGGAGAAGAAGAATTATGGGTACTAACGTCAAGTTTCCAGAGAGTAATGACGGGGTCGATGTCACCCGATAGGATAAACTTCAGGATTCACGCTGAGAAAGTGCCAACTATTTTGGAGAACACGCCCTGTAGGGCTGCCCCAAAGGGGGAGGGGCCTGGTCACCACGCGGACATAGTCGCGTCCCGTGCGGGGCACATGCGGAGACCGTACAGGTATGGCTCCGCATGGTATCTCTAG
- the LOC113492145 gene encoding ATP synthase subunit O, mitochondrial-like, whose amino-acid sequence MLRLFMRTMTTSTIAVKPPISVFGVEGRYVTALYSAASQKKQLEAVEKSLRDFRKLLTKPKIVDFIETSLISRAAKAKLLIEAGKQAGMPDTAANFLGLVAENGRLKMLRRMINMFLSVMVAHRNEALCEVITAEPLDEATRKTLVETLKKFVKSGQNIQLTEKVRPSIIGGMIVGIEDKHIDMSIARKVLMYSELLKIGIL is encoded by the exons ATGCTTCGTTTATTTATGAGAACGATGACTACTTCGACAATAGCCGTTAAACCTCCGATTTCAGTTTTTG GTGTGGAAGGTCGTTACGTGACCGCCCTCTACAGCGCCGCCTCACAGAAGAAACAACTGGAAGCAGTAGAAAAAAGTCTTAGAGACTTTCGGAAACTACTCACTAAACCTAAAATAGTGGACTTCATAGAAACCAGTTTGATATCTCGAGCCGCTAAAGCCAAATTATTGATAGAAGCCGGAAAGCAAGCCG GAATGCCGGATACCGCAGCAAATTTTCTAGGACTCGTAGCTGAGAATGGGCGGTTGAAGATGTTACGGCGCATGATCAACATGTTCCTATCAGTAATGGTGGCTCACAGGAACGAGGCTCTATGCGAGGTCATTACTGCGGAGCCACTCGACGAGGCGACCAGGAAGACTCTCGTAGAAACATTGAAGAAGTTCGTCAAATCAGGACAGAATATCCAACTGACGGAGAAAGTCAGACCCTCCATTATTGGGGGAATGATTGTCGGTATTGAAGACAAACACATCGACATGAGTATTGCTAGGAAAGTGCTCATGTATTCAGAGTTATTGAAGATAGGTATCTTGTAG
- the LOC113492137 gene encoding major royal jelly protein 1-like isoform X1: MCIIVKVLVFFTLFVSPIVMFRTPYDQQEYCGELFSQYDPHLLDTFKLEMSQGIERFFLLSYCLACCWPGLGAKSELRVVRQWAVLDFNFPSEEARTEALEKQYFVPGNSVPIDVDVHHRQGALPSRIFVTIPRFDIGRPMTLGTVDENGKLTAYPDYSWHENQGSNCQGMTSVFRIAIDQCQRLWVMDVGKIGDNQVCPPQLLAFDLATDQLIYRHVVNSSAYTGGSLFITPIVDVRPRGPGDCADTFVYAADVSGFGLLIVDIKRNLSWRAVHRYFYPYPSRGTFTIDGESFDLMDGLFGMALSPYQQGRDRYLYFHALAATTENILNTKVIRNDSLLQDPNIDPDAVYAFPHERPSQSAAEAMDQSGILYFGMMDPPSIWCWNTATQFHVKNFHAVAINQETLQFASGLKIVRNSKGEEELWVLTSSFQRVMTGSMSPDRINFRIHAEKVPTILENTPCRAAPKGEGPGHHADIVASRAGHMRRPYRYGSAWYL; encoded by the exons ATGTGTATTATAGTAAAAGTGTTAgtgttttttactttattcgTAAGCCCAATAGTTATGTTTCGGACGCCCTACGACCAGCAGGAATATTGCGGGGAATTGTTCAGCCAATACG ATCCGCACCTGCTCGATACATTCAAGTTAGAGATGTCTCAAGGTATCGAGAGGTTCTTCCTGCTGTCCTACTGCCTGGCGTGTTGCTGGCCAGGACTGGGCGCTAAGAGCGAGCTGCGCGTCGTCAGGCAATGGGCTGTCCTAGACTTCAACTTCCCGAGCGAGGAGGCAAGAACCGAGGCCTTAGAGAAACAGTACTTCGTCCCGGGGAACTCCGTGCCTATTGATGTCGATGTGCATCATAGACAAG GTGCACTTCCATCACGCATCTTCGTGACAATCCCGCGATTCGACATAGGTCGCCCCATGACACTGGGTACAGTCGACGAGAATGGGAAGCTCACCGCCTATCCCGACTACAGTTGGCATGAGAACCAGGGCTCCAACTGCCAGGGTATGACGTCAGTCTTCAGAATTGCT ATCGACCAATGCCAGCGTCTGTGGGTGATGGATGTCGGCAAGATCGGAGACAACCAGGTGTGCCCCCCTCAGCTGCTCGCCTTCGACCTCGCCACCGATCAGCTAATCTATCGCCACGTCGTCAACTCATCCGCGTACACCGGCGGGTCTCTATTCATCACACCG ATAGTAGACGTTCGTCCGCGCGGCCCCGGTGACTGCGCCGACACGTTTGTGTACGCTGCTGACGTCTCCGGCTTCGGTCTGCTGATAGTGGACATCAAGAGAAATCTGTCATGGCGCGCTGTCCACAGATACTTCTACCCTTACCCTTCAAGAGGCACCTTTACTATTGATG GTGAATCCTTTGATCTTATGGACGGTTTATTTGGCATGGCTTTGTCGCCGTACCAGCAGGGCCGTGACCGTTACCTCTACTTCCACGCCTTAGCTGCCACCACCGAGAACATCCTCAATACCAAAGTGATCAGGAATGACTCCCTCCTCCAAGATCCCAACATTGACCCAGATGCAGTCTAC GCATTCCCCCACGAACGTCCTTCACAGTCAGCGGCCGAAGCTATGGACCAAAGCGGTATCCTTTACTTCGGCATGATGGACCCGCCAAGCATTTGGTGTTGGAACACAGCCACTCAGTTCCATGTCAAGAACTTCCATGCAGTGGCCATTAACCAGGAAACATTACAATTCGCAAGTGGACTCAAGATCGTAAGGAACTCTAAGGGAGAAGAAGAATTATGGGTACTAACGTCAAGTTTCCAGAGAGTAATGACGGGGTCGATGTCACCCGATAGGATAAACTTCAGGATTCACGCTGAGAAAGTGCCAACTATTTTGGAGAACACGCCCTGTAGGGCTGCCCCAAAGGGGGAGGGGCCTGGTCACCACGCGGACATAGTCGCGTCCCGTGCGGGGCACATGCGGAGACCGTACAGGTATGGCTCCGCATGGTATCTCTAG